In a genomic window of Bombina bombina isolate aBomBom1 chromosome 8, aBomBom1.pri, whole genome shotgun sequence:
- the MRPL20 gene encoding 39S ribosomal protein L20, mitochondrial encodes MVFLSLSRWIRNRGPDRYWRVQEVLKHARHFRGRKNRCFSLAVRSVRRAFVASTKAKHARRGIMRTLWISRIAGATREHGLKYPALIHNLVKCQVALNRKVISDLAIHEPKTFKSLAALAKRRREEGFLSALGDGKEPEGIFSRVVYYH; translated from the exons ATGGTGTTTCTTAGTTTGTCCCGCTGGATTCGAAACAGAGGACCGGATCGGTACTGGAGAGTGCAGGAAGTTCTTAAGCATGCCAGA CATTTTCGTGGCCGAAAGAACCGCTGCTTCAGCTTGGCAGTGCGATCTGTTCGCAGAGCTTTTGTTGCTTCTACAAAGGCGAAACATGCCAGGAGAGGAATTATGCGGACG ctCTGGATAAGTAGAATTGCAGGAGCAACTCGGGAACATGGTCTCAAGTATCCAGCTCTAATACATAATCTTGTAAAA TGTCAGGTGGCTTTAAACCGTAAGGTGATTTCAGATTTGGCCATTCATGAACCCAAAACATTTAAATCATTAGCTGCCTTAGCAAAAAGGAGGCgagaagaaggttttctttcagCACTTGGAGACGGAAAAGAACCTGAAGGAATTTTTTCACGAGTAGTTTATTATCACTAG